The following nucleotide sequence is from Osmia lignaria lignaria isolate PbOS001 chromosome 16, iyOsmLign1, whole genome shotgun sequence.
GAAATGACCTGGAAACAAAATTGCGTTCATGTGCAAGTATTCCATCCAATTGATTACCTATTCGACAGGTAAATAATTTTATGGTGGACAACGATCTAGGTGGTTGGAACGGCTACGCTCCAGTTCTACGTTCGTGTTCTTTGTGTTTAGTAAAGTGAGGATACGCGTGTTTCACGTGTGACCATGCTGTGTAACGGTTTCAAAGGATTGCGAAAAtccatttcctttttatttaccgatagaaatatagaaaaatttaaattggtaAAGGTTTCTGAATTCGAGATCTGCTTCCTCTAATTGAGATGTCTTTAGAAATTGTTGAGTTTGAAAGTCAAAATGATGACTTGACATCATGACAAGACTCGAAATCTGTAAACTATGAAGTTCATAGaaaagttataaataaatacCTATACACGTGTACTATGTTCAGAGGAAGGGAGTTATCCTATTAATAGAGGGACCACTGCTCAAATTACTGAAACTGATAAAGCGTATCGAGAGGTGACTGAGTAATTCAATTTCGCGTGACGAGCTGCGTCGTAGTCACAGTCACCGATTTCTATCTCTCTTCGATATTTTCCACGGTGATACGCAACTCGATCTAGAATTAATTGTTTCCAAGGAATGTGGAAGGGTACGGATGCTTTCAGCGACCGGGCATTACGCTTTATTTGCTTCAGATATTGTTTGagagtttaaataaaatttgcggTAAACAAATATTGgggtattttataataaaagtgtTTCGTGCCAGAAGAGTATCACaggaaaatgtttttttttcttctattcttaTGATCTAATCTTGCGATAAAAATACTTAACGTTAACGCTAAAAATACTAGGGCGTGCCAGATTAATTGAACCCATAATTCATCGGCTATCTTCGTTCGACGACCTTTAACATCCTTCTTGACGTCAGAAGATTTTTTTACCTACATAAAAAGATACCCTGCATCTTCATTTACACTGCTCAAAGCCGCTAAATATATCTTGCTGCTGTATCAGCAGAGATGTCCTCTTTGGGAAGAGATTCATCTATTTATTCGTATCCTGTTTCCTGTGCTATGATCAACAGCTCAAACTACCGTGTAATTAATTCGAGTTCATTATGCACTTACCGTTATGCAATCAATTTAATCAATCATAGCGCCAGAGGGTGAAAAGAAGATTTCAGAGGATCGAAGAACGGGTCGAACCACATCGCtataataaacatttattctcgataatatataaaattacatgTTGCAGTAACACGAGATACGTATCATACAATATTTCACAATAGCAAATTAGCATTACCAATGCGAACGATAGATACCCCCTTGGCCATCATCGTCCCATCGGTatcagaagaaaataaagaaagaaaaaaaaaagaaattaatactcGAAATCGCATCTCGTTATGCAGCTTCTATGTGTTAACGATCAATTAAAAGATCCGAACGATCTTCATAAAAGGAATCAATCAATTTAactgaaattaaaaatcatctACTGATTGTAagcactgaaaaaaaaaattaataaaaatagagagAAAATATAGAAGTGTAAAGGATAGAGGGTTTGTTGTGTTATTATAGCCTTCATATATCCGGGATCTTTCATAAATACCACGGGGTAACTATATTACAAAAATATACAGTGAATGATTGCCGATATCGAGGCTAAACGGCGGACAACAGCTGCCTTTGTGATTTCTTCTCTCAATTCCCTATCTTTACGCTAATTACATAAATACACGTTTATTTACACGTTCTAACGGTTAGTCGATTGAAAAGAAATCTTGTTACCagttcaaaataaaatttacgaaAAAGGTGAACTTCTCGTGTTCATTGATCTGGtttgctttttttttgtctgtcggAGTGTTATGtacagaaatataaaaagaaaatctgtTGGCGTCACTCTCGCGTGTTACGGCTAGCTAAATGGTCAACTATAACTTATAAAATATAGCCGGACGATGCTATATTCAAGTTAGTCAGTGTGCACCCATTAGCCTGGTTCCGTTTCGTTTCACACGCAACTGAACTTGACACCTGCAACAAAATGAACGAGACAAGCGTTAGATGTAACATTAATTAAGTTATTCGTGAAATCAACTCGTAGACGTTATGCTCAGGGCTCGTCTCAAAGACATAAGCGaagataaataatttgttgGAAATTTTCTAGATGGGAATAAATTAAACGTGGATACCGTCGTCACTGGAGTAGCAGTTATGGCAGTGAAGCTTGTGATTCCGAACACGCACGTCTGTTCCCATTAGTCCGTCACCGAGCCGCACATGACACACGCAGCACTTGAAACATTCCATGTGATAGAACAGTCGCAGGCTTTCGATGATCATTGCAGCACCTCGACCTGACGATCCAAAATTAGTTAAATCATCGATTCTTTGAAACGCCTTATCGTAAATCATTTGCTATTTCAAGAAGCAAATATCTGATCAATTTTGAAGAAGATCCGCAGATACCAGTACATCTGAGAAACTCTAAATTACTTTAAtgattaagaaattatttttatcgtcATTCGAAGTTACTACTTCAATTCTATTTCACTCTCTTCGTACCTAATTCATCTCCACAATGCGAACACTTCTTTTTACCACTGACGCTCAACATTTTCTCCTGATTTTCATTGTTGATCGGTGGTGGTTGTTGAGATTTTTGTTGCTGGAGCACATGTTGCTGCGGTTGGTGCAACGTAGACAGATGTTCCTGGCTGGAACTATGTTCCAAtctgaaaataaaagtaaaaagaaacgtGAACACGTAGTTCGAATTTAAATTACTTTCACCAAATTCAATTTAAGACCTTCTTCTGGGTGGTAGAGGCTTCTCTTGCGCTCTGTTTTGTACCCTTTGTGTGAGGGTTTGTATAATAGAATCAGGTAATGGTTTACTGTCCGTCCTCGTTGGAGCGGTAGCATAAGGAACCGAGGTTCCTGTTACGTGCATCTGAGATTTCCGGCCTGGGGATCGCTGATTCTTTTCGCTAATTCTTCTCTGCTCCGCTTCCTGCGTATAATTTCATAACGTTAGCAAGGAACatagaaaatatttctataatatttaCTTGAATGAGCCAGTGCTGATAATTCAAATCGTGAGCACCCCTTGGCACGTCGCTCTTCCTTCGTTGCACCCACTGATCGCTCTGAACAATTCGTGGTCGAGGAACTGCACTAAGCGCCTGCAACGTCTGTCTGCTCATCTGTTGGCCTGCATGGCTCGAAAGTGTCGTGACCGATGCACTGTGTCTCAAGGATGCATCCACTTGTTGAGGAATCGAATCCGCCGATGGAATTCTGCTGTTTCTATTCATTTTACAAAACCATCACATATttgtgaataataattttttgttcaAGCGTAATTCAGCGTTTAGAAGATTAAGAATGATCGAACTGCAGTCGAAGACTGACAGAACACGTCGTCCAGACCCAGAAAACGTTACATCAGACGCAACAAAGCGGAAAGTTTCAGCAGGAAATTAAACGACACGATTAATGACATTGTATTCCACCTCTAATTTGCATTTCCTGCTAGCTACCGTCGCTATAAAACGCTGACATAACAATATCCTGATGCAATTCGGCAGAGTGCATAGGATTACGTCTTTCCGAGTGCAACTTGCTTTCTAATGAAATCTAGCTTATTTTTATTAGTAATtttgtgaaagtaaaaattatagaattacCTAATAGTAACATCCCTTTGCCTTTGATCTACCAAACGCAACGGTTTAGCCGGAGGTATCGGAGGAGGTGGAGGTCTTCTTCTTTGCGCGTCTTGAAGCTGAAGATTCGGCATCGATGACCTATAATTCACCGGTGGCTGACTTTTGAATGGTTGAATGTTGTTCGCCGAGCTATGTGCAACATCTTGCAACGATTTCCATTGTTCCTGTAATTGTTCTGCCAGTTTAAGCTGCTTTTGTTCGCGGTATGCTAGATTGTTTCGTTGACGTTTCAATTCTTCCTGTTCTAACTGAAGCAATTCCCTTTCCACTCTGAGTACTTCCTGCTCGAAGGAGATAAGAAAGGGAAAAAatgatgattaattaattaattagaaattttgtttCCTAATTATTATgtagttttaatttaaattctgaACGATGCTTTGAAGTATTGTccataaatttttatcaaatattatttacagtgtgttttgaattttgtaatttctcatattttacataataatttgatcCTATTATAATTGCCTCGTCTCTGTTAGAAGCAAGCAGTGAAACAAAGTAGTGTTTGCCCTTACCCCAGAAGCAAATTCGTCTTCTTCGTCGTTCAAACCAGCACCACTCAATGTTGTGTTCTGCGAATAATTATCAACGATATTCCCGTTAGCGTTTGCAGTGCAATGTACTTAATTTACAGCATGCAGTTACCTCGAAACTAAAGTTAGGAtacttatatttataatttcttacAATTGTCATTATTctcttttctcatttttctcttctctttattTCAACAAATAAGTAACtcaaatttcttcaatttcatgaattttcGAAAAGCTTACGCGGAATTTCACATTCTGCATAAATGTGTCCAAAGCAACCACAACCAaacaaattatcataatttttaccTCTTGCTCGCGAATTTGATTTTCCATAGCCCTGATGCGTTTCTCTTCGATTCTACGAGCATCAGCGATTCTCCTTTCTTCCTCAATTTCATTCTGAATCCTCAATTGTTCCGCCTGCACCCTGAGTTCCTCCTCTTTCTGCCTCATCTCTTCAGCGCGTTTCGCTTCAGCCTCGGCACGTGCCGCTTCTTGTTGTCTAGCGGTTTCCTCTTGTTGTTTGCGCAACGTTTCCTCCTGTTTGCGCATGTTGTCCTCGTTCTTTCGTAGAGTCTCTTCCTGTCGGCGAAGGGCCGTTTCCTGGGCGCGTTCCCGCTCCAGTTGCATCTTCTCCTCTTCGAGCTCGCGCAGCTTGTGCGCCAATTTCTCGCCCAAGTCACTGTTTCGTTAGGAATTTTTTGTTGTTGCGATTATTTCATTTGAGTGGTTTGTCACATTTATTTTTaccatatatttatttatttaatttgatacACAGTAGAATActattagattgttgcattttgaaatgtaacttttttatttatgagagaaAATCATGAGAATGGATATGCAACGATCTAATATTATAATAAGAGAAAGAGGAATATAATATACAGCAATAGAAATGTAGCGACAGGAAAGGATTACCAGATTAAGGTAAaagtgtttattttatttataaccgTTTGTACATCGATCCCGGTATACAAGTTTatcataattttgtatttacatACAAGATATCAGCTTAGAGATGGTATCAGATCAATCAATAGATTCgtgcatattttatttatcatggTATAAAGAAGATATCTTTTTATAAGGATCTGAACGAATGTATGGATTGAACTAATAGATCTACTATTAGCTATCGTCGAAGGTGGCAATTCGAgcttagaaaaataaagaaaaatgtattccttTAATGCTGGGAtatattacaataaattatatgtgttaataataaattatcaacTACTCTTGTGTGTTTCTTCtaaagaattataaataattaataacccATATTATAGTATTTCTACTGTGACGATCAACGTGCTAATTTGGCATAAACAGAATTCAAGCaacaattaataattgattgcaattaaaaaaataataaagaagctTCAAGATATCAGAATCGGCACCTTCGATTTCATTGGCATGCATTCGAATTAAACAATATTACAATAAGAATCTTCATCCACTTAGCAGAGCAAGTTAAAGAAACCTCAAgcatgtttaaccctttcactattaAACTTAAGAATAGGAGGCATGCAATAAAAATTAAGAAGTAAcaattagaaatagaaaataccTACGATGATAGATAGTGGATGCCACCGTAAGATGACACGTTCTACACAGCAAAGTTCAGAAATGTtaactttgaaaaaaatttaataaacaaacaTACGAAGGTGTTTTCCATCAAAGACAgccatagcgaaagggttaaggaaacatctacataaataaaaactaaaaagcCGACGAAATTTATAGACGAAGAATTGACACTGAAACCCGAAGAAAATTCACATCCGTCGAAATAGAAGCATCATCGAACCTTACAGTTAACCCTTTCCGTCTAGGAAATTGCCTCGAAGAATTCCTACCTGTTCAATTCACGATTGTTCCCGTACCGCCACTGTTCCTCCTTCTCAAGCACCTCGATgatttccctttctttcttcgtGATTTCGTCTTCCTCCGAGGAAGTGACACTCGCACCAAACGGTTCGCTACTTTGCCTGCTATGTTGGGACATATCAGGGCTGACCGGTTGTTTCGTCCAGTCTTCGGCATGGCCTAATTCAACCCCAGAATCTCTTTCGTGGCTGGAGTCTTGCTCATAGTTGCTGTCTGTGTCGTAGGAACGACGATGAAGTTGCTCGATGCGTCTCTCTTCGGCGAGAATCGCTGCCATGTCTGGTGGTTTCGTCAGGGTAAGCTCGCGTTCCAACTCGTCATCGTTTACCTGGAAAATAAGAACGACGCTTTTGGAGGATACAGTGGGTGTAGAAAATATGTTAATCCGTTCCCTCgcacatttaataatatttagaatattagaTGAAACTcggtatctttttttatttcacaataTCAGTCATCAAAAGACTCCATCATTCGTCAAGTGGGACAAATCTCCATAATTGCGTTCGTGCGTTACGTAAATCCATTCACGTGCTTCAATTAATACTATTAAACGATGTTACGCCAATGATACTATCTTTCGCAACGCTAAACGCGACTGTGCCACCAGCCATGGAACACATTAACTTCCGGAAACAAGTGAAAGCCACCGGAGGAGGTGGAAAATCGTGAGAAGAAACGAAAGTAACAATGAAAAAGTGTCGAGTCTTAtggcgaagaaaaaaaaagtagaacgttaaataaatttagaagGAGAAATTGCATTTGATAATTAACGATCATACCCCTTCGATTCCAAGAAAATCAGAGCGTCTGGTACGAAGTTCCTTCTTTATTCTACGGGTAGAATTCAATCTCTTCAAGGGTTCTATTGGAAGATTTTCTTCGTCGCTGATATCTACTGGTGGTGGGGGTGGTTTTTCTTTCGGAGGTTCCACACTGGTTGGTGGTCCCAGAGGAAACGATAGTCCTGTGACTATTTCCTCATCACTGGACAAATTCAGTGGCAGAATCTGTTGAATTTGAAATTccgtataattaatatttcattggaCCACCCAAAATTAATTACGCTATCGATGTGCCAGTTTTCATTTTTGGAAAGAGGGTGATTAGGATCCCTTACCTGTTTCGAGATGGGCGATACCGGGCTGAGTAGATTCATCGTGTCCATCATCGGGATTTCCGGTTTGCCGAGGGTCAAGGTCGTCGGTCTTTCAGCAGCAGGGACGTTCGCCACCTCCTTCTCAGGTGCATCGTGTGCATCGATCGACTCTTCGATCGACTTTCGCGGTGGTTCAAAAGTCTCGATCATCGCAGTTTCCTTTCCCTCGTGCTCTTCGTGGACGACTGGTGAGCTCGTCTGGCAGATCGTCGATGCTTCCTCTTCGTCCGCTTTCTCGGTAACGATCGGTTCCTGAAGAGACGCACCTCGTTATTGCTTCTGCAGTAGTACGGAAGGAACTGGGCCCACGGCCTAGCACCGCCACGAATTTTGCAACGCCACATTCTATGCAAATCGACATCGCCGTGCTTCCACGACGCTGTGCTCGAATGGACAGGGTTTCTCAAACTTTACCGAGCTCGATCGCCTTTAAAATTTAACCCTTCGATGCACTCTTGGCATTTGGCAACATACCTAGATTTTTTAACGCGGACGTAACTACGGTTAATTATCCTTCTTTGGTAAAATAATACTTggtttatttcgaaatttgcaaaattatgaaTGACAGCCAAGAAGCTTTCGTGTTAAACGAGGTAAGTGTTTATCGAAGCTTGAGAAACACTGGATTTCGAGCAACAGCTTGAGATGCAACATTATTTTGAATTCATTTAAGGTGCATAATAAAATGCATCAGGAGTTCATGCTCGACTATCATAagtgttttttttaaatttgtgcaAAAATGAACATACGAATAAAATTGTGTTAATTTACAAGAATTGAGAGGTGCAAATGAATAgttaaaagaaagaagatatTACTGCTCTAATCATAAATCGTGCGTCTGATTAAAAACACTTTGTATCACTGAATTAATTCATGCACCACGAAAAAGTAATTCTTATTCACCATGTAGCTCACTGTTTCGTAAGTTTTCGAACAAATATGATGTCACGTGCTATTACAATCAGCTGACAAAGTGCGAACAAACAATGATAACACCCTTCTTCAGCAATAGTGATAAAACGTTTATCTAAATCCAATAGGTAAAGAAGGCGACTGAATTCTCACCGACTGCTCCAGATTAGA
It contains:
- the smash gene encoding smallish isoform X3: MPASQSAATERRNERMMTHEPPKLKTTLKTPPKQATNPLQFVKVGPCSLYRTAQEQLQKVQEVKKIKQEVRDDPEDWQSNLDNWKSSRRKRQEHIIERVVEVKKLELEEHDRQRRRSKTFSEMMEERGNRGRKLSISLAMYHEEDANDLSDLGIGTSSGKSSVSGDTHDDTHSVLSDRDSEIEKNHSDVDNVASESMIGSDNTTSSTTTTATTTTTKKPFGNGFHSNHNHNNQEYDSATTATTSSPEPEEYTYEGAIRGYVSRVSQNIPRRSLASLDAKLESSKSSTNGSKTSLNDDTKSAVPVVKVDILKRREIFEKASQKNSESKANNRLSGDFTNTKSIKERLSNLEKQKHDAESNDKTGKALSRLSGDMSSIRERLSHLEKQASERENKNSAHRKLSTEELETVRPLRERLSTLEKYSSSDESSAPGTAHESRHNGELSARTIKDRLNALDAARSKEAEKRSSVVKHSLCFRDQENRIDTSTPSERSSSPDSEYRVPRAAFHRSLDSLDADASSGPDTFERVQSLEELDYGRRYPASSSSAELLNDTDREDSGIHTADVSCSVSQADEPVDEDIVHTSTIIERQQEVIQETPEEPRDVETVDDTVSEQCTAGSVNDISTSASQPEAVVTKKEPIVTEKADEEEASTICQTSSPVVHEEHEGKETAMIETFEPPRKSIEESIDAHDAPEKEVANVPAAERPTTLTLGKPEIPMMDTMNLLSPVSPISKQILPLNLSSDEEIVTGLSFPLGPPTSVEPPKEKPPPPPVDISDEENLPIEPLKRLNSTRRIKKELRTRRSDFLGIEGVNDDELERELTLTKPPDMAAILAEERRIEQLHRRSYDTDSNYEQDSSHERDSGVELGHAEDWTKQPVSPDMSQHSRQSSEPFGASVTSSEEDEITKKEREIIEVLEKEEQWRYGNNRELNSDLGEKLAHKLRELEEEKMQLERERAQETALRRQEETLRKNEDNMRKQEETLRKQQEETARQQEAARAEAEAKRAEEMRQKEEELRVQAEQLRIQNEIEEERRIADARRIEEKRIRAMENQIREQENTTLSGAGLNDEEDEFASGEVLRVERELLQLEQEELKRQRNNLAYREQKQLKLAEQLQEQWKSLQDVAHSSANNIQPFKSQPPVNYRSSMPNLQLQDAQRRRPPPPPIPPAKPLRLVDQRQRDVTIRNSRIPSADSIPQQVDASLRHSASVTTLSSHAGQQMSRQTLQALSAVPRPRIVQSDQWVQRRKSDVPRGAHDLNYQHWLIQEAEQRRISEKNQRSPGRKSQMHVTGTSVPYATAPTRTDSKPLPDSIIQTLTQRVQNRAQEKPLPPRRRLEHSSSQEHLSTLHQPQQHVLQQQKSQQPPPINNENQEKMLSVSGKKKCSHCGDELGRGAAMIIESLRLFYHMECFKCCVCHVRLGDGLMGTDVRVRNHKLHCHNCYSSDDGVKFSCV